A window of Hymenobacter aerilatus contains these coding sequences:
- a CDS encoding DoxX family protein — MAATTSTPTYSATWMPRLLSVLRIVAGFMFMLHGTQKLFNFPAGEHGAAELFSLMGLAGVLEALGGLLLILGLFTRPVAFVMSGLMAVAYFMAHAPQAPLPIQNQGELAVLYCFVFLFLAVAGAGEWSLDAWRQRVTR, encoded by the coding sequence ATGGCAGCTACTACTTCTACCCCTACCTATTCCGCTACCTGGATGCCCCGTTTGCTGAGCGTTTTGCGTATTGTGGCGGGCTTCATGTTTATGCTACACGGCACGCAGAAGCTGTTTAATTTTCCGGCTGGGGAGCATGGCGCCGCCGAGCTTTTTTCGCTCATGGGCTTAGCTGGTGTGCTGGAGGCGCTGGGAGGCTTGCTGCTTATATTAGGTCTGTTCACGCGGCCCGTGGCATTCGTCATGTCGGGCCTCATGGCTGTGGCCTACTTTATGGCGCACGCACCGCAAGCGCCCCTACCCATCCAGAATCAGGGCGAGCTAGCGGTGTTGTACTGCTTTGTATTCCTGTTTCTGGCCGTTGCTGGCGCCGGCGAGTGGAGTTTAGATGCCTGGCGGCAGCGGGTAACCCGATAA
- a CDS encoding GH3 auxin-responsive promoter family protein, with translation MLNSILSWAVQRRLSDIAQFRDYPHEAQAQVLRMLLRTAQDTEWGRKYGFGDGLKAAEFAQRVPISTYEELYPALERVLQGEANVLWPGRVQWFAKSSGTTNARSKYIPVTQESLQEGHYRAGRDMTALATYHYPECKVLGGKTLSLGGTHAPNPFRPADPDSRVGDVSAVIMQNLPAWAEYIRTPPLELALLDEWEEKIERIARHVLTQDVTVLAGVPTWMIVLLRRVVELAGAANITEVWPNLSLFLHGAVAFGPYRELFRQLIPRKQMHYLEIYNASEGYLALQDEPNSEDLLLLLNHGIYYEFLPLDQLGQEHPRACTLEEVEIGPRYALIMSTNAGLWRYNIGDTVRFTSLAPYRIRIAGRTKHFLNAFGEEVVIENADAAIAAACQATGATVRDFTAAPIYFNAADASRGGHQWLVEFNVQPVDTDRFIAVLDDTLRQLNSDYDAKRHRDLALVRPVLTVAPPGTFEQWLAGKGKLGGQHKVPRLSNSRELLEEVLRQLPEELV, from the coding sequence GTGTTAAACTCCATTCTCTCTTGGGCAGTACAGCGGCGATTAAGTGATATCGCGCAGTTTCGGGACTATCCGCACGAGGCGCAGGCGCAGGTCTTGCGCATGCTCTTGCGCACAGCTCAGGATACAGAATGGGGTAGGAAATACGGTTTCGGTGACGGACTAAAGGCTGCCGAATTTGCGCAGCGGGTTCCCATCAGCACCTACGAGGAGCTCTACCCGGCGCTGGAGCGCGTACTGCAAGGCGAGGCCAATGTGCTATGGCCCGGCCGAGTGCAGTGGTTTGCCAAAAGCAGCGGCACCACCAATGCGCGTAGCAAGTACATTCCTGTTACCCAGGAGTCGTTGCAGGAAGGGCATTACCGGGCCGGCCGCGACATGACCGCGCTGGCTACCTATCACTACCCCGAGTGCAAAGTGTTGGGTGGCAAAACACTGTCGTTGGGCGGCACACACGCGCCTAATCCGTTTCGCCCAGCTGATCCTGATTCCCGCGTCGGCGACGTATCGGCGGTGATTATGCAGAACCTGCCGGCCTGGGCCGAGTACATCCGCACGCCGCCGTTAGAACTAGCTCTATTGGATGAGTGGGAGGAGAAAATAGAGCGTATTGCCCGCCACGTGCTTACGCAGGACGTGACTGTGTTGGCCGGTGTGCCTACCTGGATGATTGTGCTGCTGCGTCGGGTAGTAGAACTGGCTGGCGCAGCCAACATCACAGAGGTATGGCCCAACCTGAGCTTGTTTCTACACGGCGCAGTAGCCTTTGGACCCTACCGCGAGTTGTTTCGGCAGCTAATTCCGCGGAAACAGATGCACTACCTCGAAATTTACAACGCTTCTGAAGGCTACCTGGCGTTGCAGGATGAGCCTAACTCAGAAGACCTGCTGCTGCTACTAAACCATGGTATTTACTATGAGTTTCTACCCCTCGATCAGCTAGGGCAGGAGCACCCGCGGGCCTGCACGCTGGAAGAGGTAGAAATCGGGCCGCGCTACGCCCTCATCATGAGCACCAATGCGGGTCTGTGGCGCTACAACATCGGCGACACAGTACGTTTTACCAGCTTGGCGCCCTACCGTATTCGCATTGCGGGCCGTACCAAGCATTTTCTCAATGCCTTTGGCGAAGAGGTAGTTATCGAAAACGCCGACGCTGCTATTGCCGCGGCCTGCCAGGCAACTGGCGCCACCGTGCGCGATTTCACAGCTGCGCCCATCTATTTCAACGCTGCTGATGCTTCGCGGGGTGGTCATCAGTGGTTGGTCGAGTTCAATGTGCAGCCCGTTGATACAGATAGGTTTATAGCTGTGCTAGATGACACACTGCGCCAACTCAACTCTGACTACGATGCCAAGCGCCACCGCGACCTTGCTCTGGTACGCCCCGTGCTGACAGTAGCACCGCCTGGCACATTTGAGCAGTGGCTAGCCGGTAAAGGCAAGCTGGGTGGGCAGCACAAAGTACCGCGCCTCAGCAACTCCCGCGAGCTGCTGGAAGAAGTCCTACGACAGCTACCAGAAGAACTAGTATAA
- a CDS encoding M61 family metallopeptidase, with the protein MKFAFLALAMGLTTGVAFAQQPAGYQITLDLQQVANDRVKVVVQPPTPTQDQATYIMPSVIPGSYARKDYGRFVSGFTALDAKGRKLKVKHPSPNLFVIDKARTLARLEYFVDDTWDARQDDNFIFQPGGTNFEAGSSFVLNHYGLYGYLDGQKMMPYQLTVRKPADLYGATALPKQSPSATEDVYTAPSYVTLSDGPILYSHPDTASFAAGGARIGVSVVSESGVVKAAQIREIMRPMAEALAQYFGGQMPVEHYEFLLYFPGMNSPLNSKNGGYGAMEHSYSSVYFLPEIPDPDRVKSMVQEVASHEFLHMLAPLNIHSREIGEFDFRDPQMSQHLWLYEGVTEYIAQLVQVRGGLNTPDEFRQHIKQKIDNAEKYPNVSFTTMSRQILDAPYKDMYQNVYEKGALMGFLLDIRLQELSQGRQSLRDVLLTLRQKYGPTRSFEDKDLIPEFVALTNPQMQDFFDRYVIGNEPLPYAEYFQKIGWHYAPNEEGKTLAFGNIGFSYDSAREQFKATQTKAAENAFGLEEGSIIVAVNDQPVTMANAEQLLRPLVEPTSAEPVTVRFQASATAKPKERTAAPRTFDVKLHNVLRVDPAATPAQVALRGQVLKPLSQ; encoded by the coding sequence ATGAAATTTGCTTTCCTGGCCCTTGCTATGGGGCTGACCACAGGTGTTGCCTTCGCCCAACAACCTGCTGGATACCAGATTACGCTTGACCTGCAACAGGTTGCCAACGACCGCGTGAAGGTGGTGGTACAGCCGCCTACCCCTACCCAGGACCAGGCCACCTACATCATGCCTTCGGTGATACCCGGCTCGTACGCGCGCAAGGACTACGGCCGCTTTGTGTCTGGTTTCACGGCATTGGATGCCAAGGGACGCAAGCTGAAGGTGAAACACCCTTCGCCCAACCTGTTCGTTATCGACAAGGCCCGCACGCTGGCTCGCCTCGAATACTTCGTAGACGACACCTGGGATGCTCGGCAGGACGACAACTTCATCTTCCAGCCCGGCGGCACCAACTTTGAAGCAGGTAGCAGCTTCGTGCTTAATCACTACGGCCTCTACGGCTACCTCGATGGGCAAAAGATGATGCCCTACCAGCTCACCGTTCGCAAACCTGCCGACCTCTACGGTGCCACCGCCCTACCCAAACAAAGCCCCTCGGCTACCGAGGACGTATACACGGCTCCTAGCTACGTCACGCTTTCAGACGGCCCCATCCTCTACAGCCACCCCGATACGGCGAGCTTCGCGGCGGGAGGGGCGCGCATTGGCGTGTCGGTAGTATCAGAAAGCGGAGTAGTGAAGGCCGCGCAGATACGCGAGATCATGCGGCCCATGGCCGAGGCGCTGGCGCAGTACTTTGGCGGTCAGATGCCGGTAGAGCACTACGAGTTTCTGCTGTATTTTCCGGGGATGAACTCGCCGCTGAACAGCAAAAACGGCGGGTATGGGGCCATGGAGCACTCGTATTCCTCGGTCTACTTCCTACCCGAAATACCGGATCCGGACCGCGTGAAGAGCATGGTGCAAGAAGTAGCTTCGCACGAGTTTCTGCACATGCTGGCGCCACTGAACATTCACAGCCGCGAAATCGGTGAGTTCGACTTCCGCGACCCGCAGATGTCGCAGCATTTGTGGCTCTACGAGGGCGTAACGGAGTACATTGCCCAGCTGGTGCAGGTGCGCGGCGGCTTGAACACGCCCGACGAGTTCCGCCAGCACATCAAGCAGAAAATCGACAACGCGGAGAAGTACCCCAATGTGTCGTTTACCACCATGAGCCGGCAGATTCTAGACGCGCCCTACAAGGATATGTACCAGAACGTGTACGAAAAGGGCGCGCTCATGGGCTTTTTGCTGGACATCCGGTTGCAGGAGTTGAGCCAAGGCCGCCAGAGCTTGCGCGACGTGCTGCTGACCCTGCGGCAGAAGTACGGCCCTACCCGCTCCTTCGAGGATAAAGACCTGATTCCGGAGTTTGTGGCCCTCACCAATCCGCAAATGCAGGATTTCTTCGACCGCTACGTTATTGGCAACGAGCCGCTACCCTACGCCGAGTATTTCCAGAAGATAGGCTGGCACTACGCGCCCAACGAGGAAGGCAAAACGCTGGCTTTCGGTAATATCGGCTTCAGCTACGACAGCGCCCGGGAACAGTTCAAAGCCACCCAAACCAAAGCCGCCGAAAATGCTTTTGGCCTGGAAGAAGGCAGCATCATAGTAGCAGTGAACGACCAACCCGTGACAATGGCCAATGCCGAGCAGCTACTGCGGCCGCTGGTAGAGCCTACCTCTGCCGAGCCCGTTACGGTGCGTTTTCAGGCATCGGCTACCGCCAAGCCCAAAGAACGTACGGCCGCGCCCCGCACCTTCGACGTAAAGCTGCACAACGTACTGCGGGTGGACCCCGCCGCCACGCCCGCCCAGGTAGCCTTGCGTGGGCAGGTGCTGAAGCCATTGAGCCAGTAA
- a CDS encoding glycosyltransferase family 4 protein: protein MKVSYFYRKPIPHFHFSIERIFDAVSSYLQKEVEVERKEMPFFCDRLEYKYKNVLWSRKNNGSINHITGDIHYVALGLASASTVLTIHDVNFMKRRNYLKLVEPYIFSLLIPIAKAKIVTVVSEQTKREVLEYVPFFKNKIRVVPNFYDPAYEIFEKPFNKEKPVLLQIGTSANKNLERLIEAVEDINCTLVIVGRYNKNIEELLLSKQISYEWKQNLTDIEVREQYQQCDIMCFVSTAEGFGMPILEAQAVGRAVITSNTSSMPEVAGNAALLVDPYSVADIRDGILKLIDDDGLRDELIKKGFDNIKRYDIARIGEMYYNLYAEIAAEAK, encoded by the coding sequence ATGAAGGTTTCTTATTTCTATCGCAAGCCGATACCTCATTTTCATTTTAGCATCGAAAGAATTTTCGATGCAGTGAGCAGCTATTTGCAAAAGGAAGTAGAGGTAGAAAGAAAAGAAATGCCTTTTTTTTGTGATAGATTAGAATATAAATATAAAAATGTCCTGTGGTCAAGAAAAAACAACGGGTCTATTAATCATATCACGGGCGATATTCATTACGTGGCGTTGGGCTTGGCTAGTGCTTCCACAGTGCTAACCATTCATGATGTCAATTTTATGAAGAGGAGGAATTATTTAAAATTAGTAGAACCGTATATTTTTTCTCTTTTAATTCCGATAGCGAAAGCCAAAATAGTAACAGTCGTTTCCGAACAGACTAAAAGGGAAGTGCTTGAGTATGTGCCGTTTTTTAAAAATAAAATACGAGTAGTGCCTAATTTCTATGATCCTGCTTACGAGATATTTGAAAAACCATTTAATAAAGAAAAACCAGTTTTACTGCAGATAGGTACTAGCGCCAATAAAAATCTAGAGCGGCTGATTGAAGCCGTCGAGGATATTAACTGCACGCTTGTGATTGTCGGGAGATACAATAAAAATATAGAAGAACTATTGCTATCTAAACAAATAAGTTATGAATGGAAGCAAAATCTAACGGATATAGAAGTGCGGGAACAATATCAGCAGTGTGATATAATGTGTTTTGTATCTACTGCTGAGGGATTTGGTATGCCTATTTTAGAAGCGCAGGCGGTGGGTAGGGCGGTTATTACCAGCAATACATCCTCTATGCCAGAAGTAGCGGGCAACGCGGCGTTGTTAGTTGATCCGTATTCAGTAGCAGATATTCGTGACGGAATTTTAAAACTAATTGATGATGACGGTTTAAGAGATGAGTTAATAAAAAAAGGGTTTGACAATATTAAGCGATATGATATAGCCAGAATTGGTGAGATGTATTATAATCTGTACGCTGAAATTGCTGCAGAAGCAAAATAA
- a CDS encoding TIGR00266 family protein has product MHSHDVDYRIFGHDIQVLEIELDPNETVIAEAGAMVYMEESIAFETKMGDGSEPDQSVLGKLFSAGTRLLTGESLFMTHFTHRGSYGKSKVAFSAPYPGTIIPVDLSTLPQGLIVQKDGFLAAARGTKISIHFNQKLGTGFFGGEGFILQKLTGDGKAFVHAGGTIIEKRLTNELLRVDTGCVVAFEPGIDFSITRAGGLRSMMFGGEGLLLATLRGTGRVWLQSMPVKKLIQALAPTGSNASKESGGLFGSLLDE; this is encoded by the coding sequence ATGCACTCTCACGACGTCGACTACCGCATTTTTGGCCACGATATTCAGGTTCTGGAAATAGAGCTGGACCCGAACGAAACCGTTATTGCCGAAGCGGGCGCTATGGTGTACATGGAGGAAAGCATTGCTTTCGAAACCAAGATGGGCGACGGCTCGGAACCCGATCAGAGCGTACTGGGCAAGTTGTTTTCGGCCGGCACGCGCCTGCTTACGGGCGAGTCGCTGTTCATGACGCACTTCACCCACCGGGGCAGCTATGGCAAAAGCAAGGTGGCCTTTTCGGCACCCTACCCTGGCACTATCATCCCTGTTGATCTTAGCACACTGCCTCAGGGCCTGATTGTGCAGAAAGACGGATTTCTGGCGGCGGCACGCGGCACCAAAATCAGCATTCATTTCAACCAGAAGCTAGGCACGGGCTTTTTTGGCGGTGAAGGCTTCATTCTGCAAAAGCTTACCGGCGACGGCAAAGCCTTTGTGCACGCCGGCGGCACCATTATCGAGAAGCGCCTCACCAACGAGCTACTGCGTGTAGATACCGGCTGTGTGGTGGCCTTCGAGCCAGGTATTGATTTTAGTATCACGCGGGCCGGCGGGCTTCGATCCATGATGTTTGGCGGCGAAGGATTGCTGCTGGCTACCCTACGCGGTACCGGCCGCGTGTGGCTGCAATCGATGCCCGTGAAAAAACTGATACAAGCGCTGGCCCCTACTGGCAGCAATGCCAGCAAAGAAAGTGGGGGCTTGTTTGGCAGCTTACTGGATGAGTAA
- the lptB gene encoding LPS export ABC transporter ATP-binding protein, translating into MILRAEHLFKKYKARTVVNDMSLHVEQGEIVGLLGPNGAGKTTSFYMTVGMVKPNAGKVFLDDEEITKLPIYQRARRGIGYLAQEASVFRDLTVEENILSVLEMTGQPKQAQRDKVEELLNEFSLTHVRKNLGRVLSGGERRRTEIARALAVDPKFVLLDEPFAGVDPIAVEEIQGIVAKLKHKNIGILITDHNVNETLSIVDRAYLLFEGKLLKAGTAEELAADEMVRRVYLGKHFELKRKI; encoded by the coding sequence ATGATTCTTCGCGCTGAGCACTTATTCAAGAAATACAAAGCCCGCACGGTCGTCAACGACATGTCGCTGCACGTGGAGCAGGGCGAGATTGTGGGATTGCTAGGACCAAACGGTGCCGGCAAAACCACGTCGTTCTACATGACGGTAGGCATGGTGAAGCCTAACGCCGGCAAGGTATTTCTAGACGATGAGGAAATCACGAAACTGCCCATCTACCAGCGCGCACGCCGTGGCATTGGCTACCTGGCGCAGGAGGCCTCCGTATTTCGGGATTTGACGGTAGAGGAAAACATCCTGTCGGTGCTGGAAATGACCGGCCAGCCCAAGCAAGCCCAGCGCGATAAGGTAGAAGAGCTGCTGAATGAGTTCAGCCTCACGCACGTGCGCAAAAACTTGGGCCGTGTGCTCAGCGGCGGCGAGCGGCGCCGCACCGAAATTGCCCGCGCCCTGGCCGTAGATCCTAAGTTTGTGCTGCTAGACGAGCCCTTCGCTGGCGTCGACCCCATTGCGGTGGAGGAAATTCAGGGCATTGTGGCCAAGCTCAAACACAAGAATATCGGTATTCTTATCACCGACCACAACGTGAACGAGACGCTCAGCATCGTCGACCGTGCCTACCTGCTCTTCGAAGGCAAGCTCCTGAAAGCCGGTACTGCCGAGGAGCTTGCCGCCGATGAAATGGTGCGCCGCGTGTATCTAGGCAAGCATTTCGAGCTGAAGCGTAAAATATAG
- a CDS encoding DoxX family protein yields the protein MSRRSRTLSLSLMALLYVGAGVMHFVKPKVYTKIVPPYLPAPLTLVYVSGVAELAGGLGLLLPATRRPAAWGLILLLVAVFPANVYMARHNDELFRLPTWLVWTRLPLQLVLIGWAWQFARPPQRLATL from the coding sequence ATGTCGCGCCGTAGTCGTACCCTTAGCCTTTCTCTGATGGCCCTGCTTTACGTGGGGGCCGGTGTGATGCACTTCGTAAAGCCGAAGGTCTACACGAAGATTGTTCCGCCTTACCTGCCCGCGCCCCTCACGCTGGTATACGTGAGCGGTGTGGCTGAGCTGGCGGGCGGCCTGGGCCTGCTACTGCCCGCTACGCGCCGGCCAGCCGCCTGGGGGCTCATTCTACTGCTGGTGGCTGTGTTCCCAGCCAATGTATATATGGCCCGCCACAACGATGAGCTGTTTCGGCTGCCTACCTGGTTGGTATGGACCCGCCTCCCCCTGCAGCTAGTACTCATTGGCTGGGCATGGCAGTTTGCCCGGCCCCCTCAACGGCTTGCAACGTTGTAA
- a CDS encoding tetratricopeptide repeat protein has product MRFSRRLLPVLMLMLPAAPLAAQSMLGGDVALAKEYARKGENEKATFLFSRLPTAEQQRPDVLPDYLNALQALHNYKEAEKVARKAAKQHAAEPVYTVLLGEVYTAAGNQAAAIKQYDQALARLTSEQIIPVATEFMRRQQPEWAEKTYLRGRELTKNDAEFAPQLIQLYTQGGQTEQLMAETLRLVQQDERQLPFVRNMLQNSLREEKDFEALEKQLLSNVQKYPEQPVYSELLLWLQVQRHDFVGALVQAKALDRRERTNGSRVLEVAAIAQHNHDYESAIAGYQYVLREYKGGPLYAISRQRLVEAREEQVRTTYPVEPAKIQGLITEYEQVLQELGRTPETASILTNMAELYAFQLDDKPRAIQLLQEVIAMPRANPTTVADAKINLADIYLLRGEPWEATLLYSQVEKDHKDSPIGYEAKLRNARLSYYAGDFKLAQSHLDILKQATSREIANDAMQLSLLISDNTAMDTAGVALRDYAAIELLVFQNKLAEASRSLTTLVTKYPGHALTDEVWYLQGQLQRRMGDYPAAVATLAKITANPKYDVLSDDALFLMASIYEENLKEQDKAKELYNQLLVKYPGSIYVAEARKRFRSLRGDGV; this is encoded by the coding sequence ATGCGCTTTTCCCGTCGTTTACTGCCTGTTCTGATGCTAATGTTGCCAGCGGCCCCGTTGGCAGCCCAATCTATGCTGGGAGGCGATGTAGCGCTGGCCAAGGAGTACGCCCGCAAAGGCGAGAATGAAAAGGCTACTTTCCTGTTCAGTCGCCTACCTACCGCCGAGCAGCAGCGCCCTGATGTATTGCCCGACTACCTGAATGCCTTGCAGGCCCTGCACAACTACAAGGAAGCGGAGAAAGTGGCTCGTAAGGCGGCTAAGCAGCATGCTGCCGAGCCAGTATATACCGTGCTATTAGGGGAAGTATACACTGCCGCCGGCAACCAAGCCGCTGCTATAAAGCAATACGATCAAGCCTTGGCACGCCTGACCAGCGAGCAAATCATACCCGTTGCCACAGAATTTATGCGTCGCCAGCAGCCAGAATGGGCCGAGAAAACCTACTTGCGAGGTAGGGAGCTGACAAAAAATGACGCGGAATTTGCCCCTCAACTTATTCAGCTCTATACCCAAGGTGGACAAACAGAGCAACTAATGGCCGAAACGTTGCGCCTGGTGCAGCAAGACGAGCGGCAGCTTCCCTTTGTGCGCAACATGCTACAAAACTCGCTACGGGAAGAAAAAGACTTTGAGGCGCTCGAAAAGCAACTGCTTAGTAATGTGCAGAAATACCCGGAGCAGCCTGTGTATAGCGAGCTGCTGCTATGGCTACAGGTGCAGCGTCACGACTTTGTAGGCGCGCTAGTGCAAGCCAAGGCCCTCGACCGCCGCGAACGAACCAATGGCAGCCGCGTGCTGGAGGTGGCCGCCATTGCCCAGCACAACCACGATTACGAAAGCGCCATTGCGGGCTATCAATACGTGTTGCGCGAGTACAAAGGCGGACCGCTCTACGCCATTTCGCGGCAGCGGCTGGTAGAAGCCCGCGAGGAGCAGGTGCGCACGACGTACCCCGTAGAGCCGGCCAAAATCCAAGGACTGATAACCGAGTACGAGCAGGTATTGCAAGAGCTGGGGCGCACACCCGAAACGGCGTCTATCCTGACCAATATGGCCGAGCTGTATGCCTTTCAGCTCGACGACAAACCGCGGGCCATTCAGTTGTTGCAGGAGGTAATTGCTATGCCCCGTGCTAACCCTACCACGGTGGCCGATGCCAAAATCAACCTAGCCGATATTTACCTGCTGCGCGGCGAGCCCTGGGAGGCTACCCTGCTTTACTCACAGGTAGAGAAAGACCATAAGGACTCGCCCATTGGCTACGAGGCCAAGCTCCGCAACGCCCGCCTCAGCTACTACGCTGGCGACTTCAAACTGGCTCAGAGCCACCTGGATATACTCAAGCAAGCCACCAGCCGCGAAATTGCCAACGATGCTATGCAACTCAGTCTGCTCATCTCTGATAATACGGCCATGGATACGGCTGGAGTAGCCCTGCGTGATTATGCAGCCATTGAGCTCCTGGTATTTCAGAATAAATTAGCTGAAGCCAGCCGCAGCCTCACAACGCTGGTGACCAAATATCCTGGTCACGCTCTCACAGATGAGGTGTGGTACCTGCAAGGCCAACTCCAGCGCCGCATGGGCGACTATCCGGCTGCCGTAGCGACGCTTGCCAAAATTACAGCCAACCCAAAATATGATGTGCTCAGCGACGATGCACTCTTTCTGATGGCCAGCATCTATGAGGAAAATCTCAAGGAGCAAGACAAGGCTAAAGAGCTCTATAATCAACTGCTGGTGAAGTATCCGGGTAGTATTTATGTAGCAGAGGCTCGTAAGCGGTTCCGGTCGTTACGCGGGGATGGTGTTTAA
- the recJ gene encoding single-stranded-DNA-specific exonuclease RecJ — MEKRWIRKSSPDPANVRQLADALRVNEAIISLLCQRGVCTFEEAKAYFRPSLADLPNPLLMRDMDRAVQRLTHALHAGEKVLVFGDYDVDGTTSVAVVYSYLRQFFGPERIDYYIPDRYKEGYGVSDAGIDYAAEHGYALIIALDCGVKAVEKVGDATAKGVDFIICDHHLPGESLPQAVAVLDPKRADCPYPFKELSGCGVGFKLMQAFTQAQGLSEAPLYELLDLVAVSIAADIVPIYGENRILAYHGLRLLNDPERPQRPGLDALRELAGLRFGLNISSLVFGFAPRINAAGRMGDAKRSVAMLLAETKEDAIARAGVVDKTNQERRGFDTSITKEALEMIENDSRLLNARSTVLYKEDWHKGVVGIVASRCLDKYYRPTIILTQSNGKATGSARSVAGFDVHQAIEECADLLEQFGGHMYAAGLTLAVENVPAFQKKFEQIVASRILPEQLIPPVEIDSELQLTDITNGFYRLLSQMEPFGPGNPNPVFESRGVYAAPDSARIVGNSHLKVALTQDGYHVVDAIGFGLGEYYDRMQQGEPFSVCYNVEMNEYRGVRTLQLRLKDIRWE; from the coding sequence ATGGAAAAAAGATGGATTCGTAAGTCTTCGCCGGACCCCGCTAATGTCCGGCAGTTGGCAGATGCCTTGCGCGTCAACGAAGCCATTATCAGCCTGCTATGCCAGCGCGGCGTGTGCACGTTTGAGGAGGCAAAAGCCTACTTCCGTCCCTCATTGGCCGACCTGCCTAATCCACTGCTTATGCGCGATATGGACCGGGCCGTGCAACGCCTGACCCACGCGTTGCACGCAGGGGAAAAGGTGCTGGTATTTGGCGACTACGACGTAGATGGTACTACCTCTGTGGCGGTAGTATATTCCTACCTACGGCAGTTCTTCGGCCCCGAGCGCATCGACTATTACATCCCTGACCGCTATAAGGAAGGCTACGGCGTGTCCGATGCGGGTATTGACTATGCCGCCGAGCACGGCTATGCGCTCATCATTGCTCTCGACTGCGGGGTGAAGGCTGTGGAAAAGGTAGGCGATGCCACCGCCAAAGGGGTCGATTTTATTATTTGCGACCATCACCTGCCCGGCGAATCGCTCCCGCAGGCCGTAGCCGTATTGGACCCTAAGCGTGCCGATTGTCCCTACCCCTTCAAGGAACTGTCGGGCTGTGGGGTAGGATTCAAGCTAATGCAGGCTTTTACGCAGGCACAAGGTCTGAGCGAAGCGCCACTGTACGAGCTGCTGGACTTAGTAGCTGTGAGTATTGCGGCTGATATTGTACCCATTTACGGCGAAAACCGGATTCTGGCTTACCACGGTTTGCGCCTGCTCAATGACCCCGAGCGTCCGCAACGCCCTGGCCTCGACGCCCTGCGAGAGTTAGCTGGGCTACGCTTTGGGTTGAATATCAGTAGCTTGGTATTTGGCTTTGCACCTCGCATCAATGCAGCCGGGCGCATGGGCGATGCCAAGCGTTCAGTAGCCATGCTGCTGGCCGAAACCAAGGAAGACGCCATTGCCCGTGCTGGTGTGGTTGATAAAACCAACCAAGAGCGTCGCGGCTTCGACACCAGTATCACCAAAGAGGCGCTGGAAATGATTGAGAATGACAGCCGGCTGTTAAATGCCCGCTCCACGGTGCTCTATAAGGAAGATTGGCACAAGGGCGTTGTGGGTATTGTGGCCTCACGCTGCCTCGATAAATACTACCGTCCTACCATCATCCTCACCCAGAGTAACGGCAAGGCTACTGGCTCGGCGCGTTCGGTGGCGGGTTTCGATGTGCACCAGGCTATAGAAGAATGCGCCGACTTGCTGGAGCAGTTTGGCGGACACATGTACGCAGCTGGGCTCACACTGGCCGTAGAAAACGTGCCCGCGTTTCAGAAGAAGTTTGAGCAGATCGTTGCTAGCCGCATACTGCCGGAGCAGCTGATTCCGCCCGTCGAAATTGACAGCGAGCTACAACTTACCGACATCACCAATGGCTTCTACCGCTTGCTGAGCCAGATGGAGCCGTTTGGCCCGGGCAACCCAAACCCGGTGTTCGAGTCGCGGGGTGTATATGCCGCCCCGGACTCTGCCCGCATCGTTGGCAACTCGCACTTGAAGGTAGCCCTTACTCAAGACGGCTACCATGTGGTAGACGCCATCGGCTTCGGACTAGGGGAGTACTACGACCGGATGCAGCAGGGCGAGCCATTCAGCGTGTGCTACAACGTAGAGATGAATGAATACCGCGGCGTGCGCACACTTCAGCTGCGCTTAAAGGATATTCGGTGGGAATAA